The window AGTCCCGCTTCCCGGCTCGGTCAAACAGAAGGCGCAGACCTGTTCACCGGCCAGAAAGGGATCGAGAAACGCCTTTTGTACTGACCTGCTTCCTTGCTCCAGAAGACCCGCACACAGGTGGCCGGCCACCTGTGTCGACATGGGAAGGCTGCAATCTCCCCGGGAAAGCTCTTCGCACACAAGTCCCTCGGTGACGTATGATTCGCCGAGCCCCCCCAATTCTTGACTGACCGATACGCCGATATAGCCGAGGTCACCCATTTTCTTGACCAGTTCACGGGGATATTTCCTCTCCCTGTCCCACTGGCTGTACCTTGGCGCAAGTTCTTCCTGGGCAAACCGCCGGACCTCCTTTTGAATCAATTTTTGCTCTTTGCTGAAATCAAAATCCATGACAGGCCTCTATATACTTGGATGGACATTAGCTCATGGTCAAGCCGCCGCTGACGCTCAAGGTTTGACCGGTGATAAAATCCGCCTCTCTGGAAGCCAGAAAAACCACCGCGGCGCCAATCTCTTCCGGCGTTCCGGTCCGGCCCAGAGGAATGATCTTATCCATTTTGGACAATACTTTTGTCGCAAACTCGCTTTCCTGCTTCATCTGCTGAGTCAGCGGGGTATCCGTAGGTCCGGGACATATCACGTTGACCGTAATCTGATTCCTGGCGACTTCCCTGGCCAAAGACTTGCTGAAGGCGATGATGGCGGCCTTGGCACCTGCATACACGGCTTCACCGCTGCTCCCGACCCGGGCGGCATCGGATCCGATGTTGATGATTTTGCCATGCTTCCTTTCGATCATGTCTGGGACCACCGAATAGACACAATTGAGCACCCCTTTGTAATTGATGTCGATCACTTTATCCCAGAACTCGGGCGTTGTTTTGACAAAGGGGATCATACGGTCCCAGCCGGCGTTGTTGACCAGGATATCCACTGGGCCGAACTGTTCCTTGATCTCAGTAACCGCTTTCTTGACCTTTTCGATGTCCGTGATGTCGGCTTGCACGGCCATTGCCCTCCCAAATTCCTTATCGATGAGATCGGCTGTCTGCTTAGCGACGGCTTCGTCAATGTCGGCAATGGCGACATTGGCGCCCTGCTGGGCCAATGCAACAGAAATGGCTTTCCCGATCCCCTGGGCGCCTCCGGTCACCAATGCTGTTTTGTTGGTTAGTTCGAACATTTGCCCCTCCTTATTTTAAAATCATGGGTTGGATACATATCCCAGTTCTGCGGATGTCTTTTCCGCCGCCTCACGCACCATCCGGCCATACGTGTCCAGATCGTCGAGTTCAAAACTGAAAACAGCTGCCGACAGCCCGATACAGCCCACGTGCTTGCCAGTTGAATTAAAAACAGGGGCGGCAACCCGTCGCACGCCTTCCCGCAACTCCTGATCTTCGAAACCATAGCCGCGCGCTTGCGTTTCCTGGATCTCTTGTTCGAGACGCGCCATGTCCGTGATCGTATGTTGGGTCATTGCCGGCAGTCCGATTTTTTTCAGAACACGCCGCCGCTTATCCGGATCCATCAAAGCCAGATAAACCTTTCCAACGCTGACCGCGTGCAGATAGGGAATCACGCTGCCAACTCGGGAATACAATGAGATCTCCTCGGTGCCGCGAATCTGTTCGAGCAATATCAGTTGATCCCGGTCAAGGCTTGACAACTCGATGGTCTTGCCCGTTTTTTGCGACAACGCCTTCATCGATTTCCAGGCCGCGGTGCGAAGCTCGAATTTGTCGGGCAACCCGTGACCGAGATATAGGAATTTGAGCCCGATTCTGTAGAGCCCTCTCCGGCTGGACTTGTCCAGAAAGCCCCGAATGCACAGGGTGTTGAGAATTCGAATCAAGGATTGGCGTGGGATATCGACGTTGTCCATGATCTCGGAAAACGATAGCTCCCGTTGAGAAGATGAAATGAATTCCATCACATCGATCGCGCGATGAATCGCCGTGACAGTGTTATGGTTGTCATTTTGGCCCATTGTGTGTCCCATTGGTGGTTTCAGTTTTACCATATATGATTTTTTAAATACCATATTTGGTACTTATGAGCGTTGTTTGCCATTGTCAAGAAAAAGATCAATGGCCTCTCATTTTACAGGTACTCGCACCAACCCGCATGAGGGGCGACTCACCCGAGCCATGCACTTGCGACCCGTTTTCGAGATTTGTCTACGCAAAGGTCTTTAAAGAAGAGTTGCTCATTTCTGGAGCCGAGAGGAAGGCAGCGTGAATTCCGCTGAATCTATGATTGGATCAGAACGCCGATATAGGGCTAATGGGTCATTCGTGGATAGACTAACTTGTGCCCGTTCACAAATAGGCAAATTGGGTCGAGATCAAGGCGCGCGAAAAATTTAACCGCAGGCATATGGTCGATATTCCGAGGATTAAATTTTTCGCGCAACGCAGATATCGGCCCAATTGGCCATTTGTGGATGGGCACTGACTAACTCAACCCGCACCAGGTGGTGTTCTCAGACAGGGGCGCCCGATGGGTTTCAACCCGGTTGGCCGGGTATTCCGGATCCGGATAGCCGACGGCAATGGCGATGACGATGGTCTTATTGTGATCAATATGGGCGTGCCGCCGAATGACATCCGGATAAAAGATCCCCTGATCTTCGATGCAGGTCCCTAGACCGTGCTCGAGTGCGAGCAGACAAATGTTTTGCATGACGGCCCCGATATCGAGCAGGGGGCCGACTTCCCCCAGCACCCGGTCGGTGCAGATGATGATGGCGGCCGGGGCATCGAAAAACCGAAACCCTCGTTCCACCCACTGCTGCCGCTTTTCCGCGTCCTGCCGCTCGATGCCCATCAGGCTGAACAGCTGCTTTGCCAGGGCCACCTGCCGTTGCCGGAAGACGCTGTCCCGGGGCCACTGCCCGGTCATGTGTTCGGGACTGCCCGAATGCCCGGACCGAAGGTTTTCGACATTTTCACTGCGGATTTTGTCCAACACCCGCCCTGACACGACCGTGAATTCCCATGGCTGGGAGTTCAGGGCTGACGGGGCATATGCCGCCGTCTGGAGAATGGATTCGATCACGCCCGCAGGCACCGGATCCGGCTTAAAACCACGAATGCTTTTTCTTTTACGAATCGCTTCAGTCACATTCATCGTTACCCCCCGGCAGTGGTTGTTTTCCTGTATCTGAATTATCATTCATGCGTTTTGCTATAGTATGCCGCTCAGTTCCAGACAACCACTATAACAGGCGAACAGCACCTTCGACCAGACATCGTTCCATGCCACATTACCGGCAGATGGGACGGGAGTTTTGATTCGGCGCGACAAACCAGGGGCACCTTTCAGGCCCGATCGTAACGACCGGCTAGACGCAAACTCTGAACACCAATTGACAGTAGGCACCCTCTTCTCGGGCCGACTCTGCATCGGATGTCAGTTGCTGGGTTGCCGAAGCGCACCACTCGTCAAAAAGGGGATCGGTCCAATCGTAACGACGCAGATCGTCCACCTCTTCGGCAAGGACGTTGGGTTTGCTCCGGCGGCCGGCGCTCTTTTTGATTTTCTGCAAGATCATGGTGCCCCCTTGTGTAAGGGAGACGGATGTCCTTGAATGGACAACTTCACGCCTGCAGAGGCTCTGGACCGATGGCAGAAGGAAAGGTGCTGAAATGATCTGATGAGATGGATGTAGTATCCAAGACGAACGGCCAGCAGCGGCGCTGCATGCGATGCTGTTTTCTCCCGCTAATGACCTGCAAGATGCGATGCGTTTTACGCGAAAACCGTCGCATCCATCCAATGCCAAAAAATAAAGATGCGAGGATGGTTCGTCAACATTCGAACCGGAAGTATTTTCCCGTGTTGTTTGTATCAAAAGGCCGGACCGGTGGTATGAATGGCCACCATCTCCTGACCGTTACGTTCGGCCTGGGTGGTCTGCCCGGCGGCCACGGCCTGGACGAGGCCGATCAACTCTTCACGGGCATCGGGCAGCGCCCTGCCTTCGATCAACGTCCCGGCGTCGAAATCCATGTCGTCGGTCATGCTCGCAAAGAGACGGCTGTTGGAGGCGATTTTGACCACCGGCACCGTGGGAAATCCGGCAGGGGTGCCGCGCCCGGTCGTAAAAAGCATGAGCTGGGCCCCGCCGGCGGCCATGCCGGTCAGGGAGAAGATATCCGATCCCGGGGTATCCATGAGCACGAGCCCCTTTTTGGATGGGGCCTGGCCATAGGCCACCAGTTCCTGAATAGGCGTGGTGCCGCCCTTGACGATGCACCCCATGGATTTTTCGGTGATCGTGGAGAGCCCGCCATCCATGTTGCCCGGCGATATCACCATGCCGGCCCGTTCTCCGAGCAGTTCTTCTGTACGCCGTCTCTGGCCTTGGATCAAATCGACGATTTCCGATGCCAGACGCGGATCAGCCGCCCGCTTGGCCAGGATCGTTTCGGTGCCGATCATTTCCGTGGTTTCCGAAAGGATCGCGGTGGCCCCTGCGGCCACCAACCAGTCGGCCACCGCGCCCACCAGGCAGTTGGCCGTCAGGCCGGACAAGGCATCCGATCCGCCGCACTCCATGCCGACGGTCAACTCGGAGAGCGGGCATGGTTCGCGCCGCTGTTGCGCGGCTGCAACCAGCATGCGCCGGGCAATACCGATGCCGGCCGCCGTGGCCTTGACCGATCCGCCGGCATCCTGAATGACGATCGTCTCCACCGGTTTGTCCACCTCTCCGATGGCTTCGGCCAGGCCGTCAACCTTGATCGACTCGCAGCCCAGGCCCACCAGCAGCACCGCTGCCACATTGGGGTTGCGGCCCAAACCGGCCAGGGTGCGCCTGGCGATAAGCACATCTGCAGTGGCCCGGCCGCACCCTTCGGTGTGGGTGATGATTTTGACATCCGGCAATTCGCGGCCGATGGCCTGGACCACGCCGTTGGCGCAACTCACCGAGCTCATGACCAACACATGGTTGCGGGTGCCGACGGCACCGTTCTTTCGTCTGTAACCCAAAAAATCCATGCGTGTCCTGTCCTTACGCGATGATGTTATGCGTGTGCACCCACTCGCCGGCCCGGATGGCCGTCCTGGCCCGGGCGATGACTTCGCCGTACTTAACGATCGGCGCATCGGACGCGATATGCGCCACCGCCACCTTATGGTGGCGCGGAATGTCGGTGACGGCAGGCAGAACTTCCATATCGGCACCGGTCACTGAGTCGCCCCTGGCGATGGACACCACGGCCACGGCCACATTGTCTTGCGGATGGATGCGAATGACGTTCCGGTTCATCACGGCTCCTCTCCCCAGACCTTTTTGCTTCGGGCGATTTTTTTGAGGACGACCTGCCAGGTGTCGGTGCCCAGAAACGAGGCGTCGTAGCGCCGCAGCATCTCGGCGAACATGTCGAACGGCACTGAAAACGACAGCTCGTCGGTCTTGAAGAACTTGCGCGCCGACGGATCCCAACCGCCCAGGGCCGCCTTGCGCAGACCGCGCGCCTGGTAGTGGGCCGGCCAGATCACCAGGCTGCCGCAGGCCGCGCTCCAGGGAGTGACCACCACCTCCGGATCGTTGGTGACGAAAGCGGCCAGCTGATGCAGGCCGCACATGGACTCGGGCCGGGCGAAAAAGAGCACCATTTCAGGTGTCTCTTTTTCTACGAAAAGAGGCAGCGGCTTGACCACGCAGTATGTGTGCGGCGCGGGTCGCGGATCGATAAAATCGAAGATCCGGCGCAGTGCATCCGGACTCTCGCAGTAATACTCGCCGGCCATGTGCCCGGGCATGCCCGAGGACACATAGTGGATGATGGTTTCAACCTGGGGCTTGTTGAATCCCAGCCAGAAGGCCGCACCGAGGCAGCCGAACTGCTCGGCCGAAAAATAGGCGACGGCCTGTTTCTTGCGCGCCCGCCAGATGTGACCCAGGGCGCACGAGAAGTTGCCAAAAACGGCCGGCCAGTCGACGGCATTGGCCCGCTCCTTTTCCACGGTGGGCAGATCGCCCGGCTTGGGCGCGAACCCCTCGGCCGGCTTTTCATCGGTGTAGAAAAGCCCCATGGGGTGTTCGTCGAGCCCCAGGCGATCTAGAAACCTGGACAGTTCATCGATGATCTTCGGATCCATAAGCACCTCCCTGGCGGACCGGCCGGCCCGCAAATGATAAAAATCATTTTACATGCTTCCCCGCCCAGCGTAAAGCCCGGCCTTGGAACATGAGCGATTCTAACTGAATGCGGCTCATCAAATCCGGCCCGGGTAGGACAGGTGACCGATGCCACACGCCTTTCGGTCAAGAGCCAGTAAAATGCACGGCGGGCGGCCCAGAAACTCGCTGCGCTCAAACAGTCTGGGCCGCTTGTCCGCCGTTTGCATTTAACTGGCTCTAAGACCGCAGGCTCACGTGGCCCTGGCCACCTGTCCTACCCAGGCCTGCCTCAACCGTTGCCATGCGAATTTTTTTATCAAACGCCTTTGTAACGCACGCCCTTCAAGGTGAATCACATTCAATTAGAATTGCTGCCGGAACATACGACAGGACCGACGAAAGATGATATGGTACGGTCGTGGACATGACGAACCGCTAACGTCCCGAAGGCGACGACACCCATGGCGACTCGCTTGAAATTGCTCTTCCTGGAACCCTTTTTTGGCGGATCGCACCGCGAATTCGCAGAGGGCTGGATCGCCCACTCCCGGCATCAGATCGATCTGCTCTCCCTGCCGGCGAGCTTCTGGAAATGGCGCATGCGCGGTGCGGCGCTCCACTTCATCCGCAGGGTGCCGGACCTGGCCCACTACGACGGGCTCATTACGACCGATCTGATGAGCCTGTCCGATTTCAAGGCCCTCGCCGGTCCCGGTTGCCCGCCGGCCCTGGTCTATTTCCACGAAAACCAGCTCAGTTACCCCCTGGCTCCGGGCGAGCAGATGGACTTTCAGTTCGGTTTTACGGATATCACCACGGCCCTGGCCGCTGACCACGTGTTGTTCAACTCACACGCCCACCTGAAGACTTTCCTGGAGAGTCTACCTCGCTTTCTGAAAATGATGCCGGACCATGCACCCAAATGGGTCGTCGAGGAAATCCGCGCCAAGAGCGGCGTACTGTATCCTGGCTGCCGAATTCCCGCCGGCCCTGTCGCCCTCACGCCGCCCGATGCGCATCAGCCGCCGTTGATCATCTGGAACCACCGCTGGGAATTCGACAAGGATCCGGAAGCGTTTTTCCAGGCACTGGATGTCGTGTTGACGCACGGACACGACTTCCGGCTGGCCCTGCTCGGCGAAAGCGGCCGCGCGGCACCGCCCTGTTTTGCCGCGGCCCGGCAACGTTACGGCCGGCGCATCGTGCATTGCGGCTATTTGACATCGCGTGAAGCGTACTTGAATTGGCTTCGGCTGGGGCACATCGTGGTCAGCACGGCGATTCAGGAGAATTTCGGCATCTCCGTGGTGGAAGCCGTCCGCTTCGGCTGCATTCCGCTGCTGCCGGCGCGCCTCTCCTATCCAGAGATCATCCCTGCTGTCCATCACCCCCAGGTGCTCTACGACACCCCGGCCGCGCTGCATGAAAAACTCATCGAGCTGCTAACCGAATACCACCGCTTCGAACGGCTGCGCGCGGACCTGTCGTCGACCATGAGCCGATTTGCCTGGGCGCGCCGCATCGATCCCTTCGACGACCTGTTCGATATGTGGGTGGCAAAACGCGGTTCAATAAAAGATTGATCCATGCTTTCGCCGGGATGAGGGAGAAAGCGAAATTCCGTGTCCTGGGCGTACGGGTCGCACACCGCAAGGCGCACGGGATGAGCACGACCCAGTTATTGGGCTTCTCACGGTGCCGTCAATACTGTTTGCGCCGGCCGAACACCGACCCCAGCACATTGAAGGTGTTTTCCACCACGAAAATGGCGTTCTGATCGACGGTGAACACCATCTCCTCCAACTGCTTGAGGTAGATGTTGTTGGTGATGGTCATCAGGATATCCTGATCCTTGCCGCTGTAGGCGCCCTTGGCCTTGATGATCGTCGCCTGCCAGCCGCGCTCGAGCAGGGCCTGGGCGATCTGGGGATTGTCCTTGCTGATAATGTAGGTCAACTTGCGCTGGCTGAACATGGAAAGGACGTAGTCGAGTGAAACCGACGAAAGAAAGACAAAGATGACCGACGCGATAAACAGGTCGATGGAGAGGTGGGTCAGGGAAAAAGAAAAAAGCACCACATTGAAGATCATGTAAAACTTGCCGATGCTGAAGTTGAATTTCCGATTGAGCAGAATCGCCACCACGTCCAATCCACCACCGGATCCGAGGGAACGCAGGATGATGCCCGAACCGCCGCCGCAAATCACGCCGCCGGCCAGGGCGGCATAAAACTGCTCGTGGATCCCCAGGTCAAACTCGATCAGCTCGTAACAAAGCGCCACCGTGAAGATGGAAAGCAGGCTGTAGAGCAAAAATCTGCGGCTGAGAAACACCCAGGCCACGGCAAAAAGCGGCAGGTTCAGCAACAAACTCCAGGTACCGGCACTCAGAAAATCGGTGAGGTAATACAACAGCAGACTGGCGCCGAAAATACCCCCTGTGATGAAGCCATGGGCCAACACCACCGATTTGGCACCAAAGGCATACAGGGCCGAACCAGCGAGGATCAGCACGACATTCCAGAGCGGCGTATAGGCCAGGTCTTTGAACGAGAAGCGCTTGCGGTGCGTTTCGGGCGCCGGCACCGGCCGGGCAGCGGGTAACTCCTTTTGGGACATTTATATAACCATTTGTAATAATGAATGAATTATAAACCTTCGACCTTCATGCGGGCAACCTATGAACCCACATCCGGCTTGTCAAGCCCAAATGCGCGACCGCGGGGATTCTAACTGAATTCTATATATTAAATCCGGCGTGGGTGGACTAGGTGGCCGATGCCACACGCCAAGCGGTCAAGTGCCGCTAAGAATGCACAGCGGGCGGCCCAGAAACTCGCTGCGCTCAAACAGTCTGGGCCGCTTGCCCGCCGTTTGCATTCGAGCGGCACTAAGACCGCAGGCGTACGTGGCCCTGGCCACCTGCTCCACCCGCGCCTGCCATCTCCGTCGCAATGCGAATTTTATTATCAAACGTCTTTTGTAATGAATGCCCTTCAAGGTGAATCACATTCAGTCAGAACTACTGGCGCGACCCGAGCAATTCCAACTGAAAGGTATTCAGAGTCCGTCCACAAACAGGCAAATTGGGTTGAGATCTCATGGCCGCGCCGTGGGCCTACTTCGATCCCTGGCGATACTTGACGGCCAGGATGAGCTGATTGCGGAGCATGCTCAGGTAGCGGTGCGCCTCGTCACTGACCGGTTGACCGGCTTGATGGCGGTCGGCATAGAAGGCACCGATGCAGACGTTTTGTACCTTTATCGGCATAAACACAAAGGCTGGCGCATCGATGTGGGTGCGATACCAGGCTGGGAGCAGGCGAACGGTTTTGTCATCGTGGGCGTCGGCCACGATCAGATCCTTACCCGATGCAATGGACAAATTGAACAGATCCCGACCGGAGGAAACCTGAAAACCGACCTTGTGGGCCAGTTCATCGCTGCTGAGGCCATATCCGAAGCGTATGGTCATCGTACGGCCATCTCCTTCCCGGGCGAACATAAGAGCGCGGTGAAAGGCCAGTGCCCGGTAGAGAATTTCAAGACTCATCAAGGCGACGTCGTTGACATCGAAATCGGCCATCAGGGCCTCTGAAATCTCCTGAATACCCGCCAAAATCACGTCCTTGGGACTCAAGACCGCCGGGTCGCCGCTCTCTTCCTTGAATGCCAATCCATCGGTCAACTGGTGGCTTTGAGACTCCGGCAAAAGCGACGCTTCAGCCTTCACATCCGGGAGTGCCGCTTCGGCGGTTTCGCAGCCCCTGGCCAGATGTTGGATGAACGCGCTGTTCTCGATGCTGAAATTCAATGCCTGGGCATGCCGTCGGACGCTGTCGATGGAGTCGAGGACCAATGTCTGGAGTTTCCGCCTGGTCAGCTTCACCCTGTCCTTGTAGCGGTCGAGCAAGTTTTGCCACTTGCGATCGTCGCCGGTCAACTCCCCTTGCTCGATCAGTTGCCCCAAGGCTTTCACAAAACCCGACACCACTCGCAGTTGCGTGGGAGCCTTGCGCCGGCCGCGCAAATCGTCCGAGGTCAGGGGCTGCAATCCTTCGCAGATTCGATCGGGAAAATTCCATTGCCCGGCCACGGCCGTTCCCAAAGCTTCGTAGGTCACCCCGCAGGCCGCTTTGACCGCCTTGGTTTCGCCGTGGCCGTGGGCGGCCATCCAATCCACGACCTTCTGATATTCATCGGGCAAATAGTAAATCATCACCAGTTTGCCCAATTGGGTCAACATGGCGCACACGAACGCCTCTTCGGGGTCGATGGCCGCACCCGCTCCCGCGATCTCCCGGGCCACCACCCCGGCCCAGAAAGAAGCGATCAGCGTCTCTTTCAAATCGGCCGTGTGGGCCTTGCCCTGGAAATGGTCCAGCAAGGCCAGGCTGATGGTGGCCAGCCGCACCCGCTCGTACCCCAGCACCACCACGGCCCGTGTAATGGTGGTCACCTTTCCGGCGACCAGGCCGTAGTAGGCCGAGTTGACCAGCTTGAGCAGCTTGTTGGTCAGGGCGTAATCGTTGAGGATCAGATTGGCCAGGTCTGAGGCATCGCAGGCCTCCTGGCAGAGGGACAATTTTTGATTGATCTCAACGAGGTACTTCGAAATACTGGGAAACTCCTCGGTCCGCCGGATACGTCTGAGCATACGCGTCAGCGGAGTCTCCGGGGGTTTGTCACCTTTTACCGACGCGTTCGAGCCGGCCATGACCCTTTTCTGTTTCACTACCATTGGTATTTTCTGATCTGCATATTCGCGTCGGGTATATTTACCCGGTAAATGGTTCGA is drawn from Desulfatitalea tepidiphila and contains these coding sequences:
- a CDS encoding SDR family NAD(P)-dependent oxidoreductase, coding for MFELTNKTALVTGGAQGIGKAISVALAQQGANVAIADIDEAVAKQTADLIDKEFGRAMAVQADITDIEKVKKAVTEIKEQFGPVDILVNNAGWDRMIPFVKTTPEFWDKVIDINYKGVLNCVYSVVPDMIERKHGKIINIGSDAARVGSSGEAVYAGAKAAIIAFSKSLAREVARNQITVNVICPGPTDTPLTQQMKQESEFATKVLSKMDKIIPLGRTGTPEEIGAAVVFLASREADFITGQTLSVSGGLTMS
- a CDS encoding IclR family transcriptional regulator; amino-acid sequence: MGQNDNHNTVTAIHRAIDVMEFISSSQRELSFSEIMDNVDIPRQSLIRILNTLCIRGFLDKSSRRGLYRIGLKFLYLGHGLPDKFELRTAAWKSMKALSQKTGKTIELSSLDRDQLILLEQIRGTEEISLYSRVGSVIPYLHAVSVGKVYLALMDPDKRRRVLKKIGLPAMTQHTITDMARLEQEIQETQARGYGFEDQELREGVRRVAAPVFNSTGKHVGCIGLSAAVFSFELDDLDTYGRMVREAAEKTSAELGYVSNP
- a CDS encoding nitroreductase produces the protein MNVTEAIRKRKSIRGFKPDPVPAGVIESILQTAAYAPSALNSQPWEFTVVSGRVLDKIRSENVENLRSGHSGSPEHMTGQWPRDSVFRQRQVALAKQLFSLMGIERQDAEKRQQWVERGFRFFDAPAAIIICTDRVLGEVGPLLDIGAVMQNICLLALEHGLGTCIEDQGIFYPDVIRRHAHIDHNKTIVIAIAVGYPDPEYPANRVETHRAPLSENTTWCGLS
- a CDS encoding UxaA family hydrolase, translating into MDFLGYRRKNGAVGTRNHVLVMSSVSCANGVVQAIGRELPDVKIITHTEGCGRATADVLIARRTLAGLGRNPNVAAVLLVGLGCESIKVDGLAEAIGEVDKPVETIVIQDAGGSVKATAAGIGIARRMLVAAAQQRREPCPLSELTVGMECGGSDALSGLTANCLVGAVADWLVAAGATAILSETTEMIGTETILAKRAADPRLASEIVDLIQGQRRRTEELLGERAGMVISPGNMDGGLSTITEKSMGCIVKGGTTPIQELVAYGQAPSKKGLVLMDTPGSDIFSLTGMAAGGAQLMLFTTGRGTPAGFPTVPVVKIASNSRLFASMTDDMDFDAGTLIEGRALPDAREELIGLVQAVAAGQTTQAERNGQEMVAIHTTGPAF
- a CDS encoding UxaA family hydrolase, with protein sequence MNRNVIRIHPQDNVAVAVVSIARGDSVTGADMEVLPAVTDIPRHHKVAVAHIASDAPIVKYGEVIARARTAIRAGEWVHTHNIIA
- a CDS encoding DUF169 domain-containing protein, with the protein product MDPKIIDELSRFLDRLGLDEHPMGLFYTDEKPAEGFAPKPGDLPTVEKERANAVDWPAVFGNFSCALGHIWRARKKQAVAYFSAEQFGCLGAAFWLGFNKPQVETIIHYVSSGMPGHMAGEYYCESPDALRRIFDFIDPRPAPHTYCVVKPLPLFVEKETPEMVLFFARPESMCGLHQLAAFVTNDPEVVVTPWSAACGSLVIWPAHYQARGLRKAALGGWDPSARKFFKTDELSFSVPFDMFAEMLRRYDASFLGTDTWQVVLKKIARSKKVWGEEP
- a CDS encoding tRNA-queuosine alpha-mannosyltransferase domain-containing protein; the protein is MATRLKLLFLEPFFGGSHREFAEGWIAHSRHQIDLLSLPASFWKWRMRGAALHFIRRVPDLAHYDGLITTDLMSLSDFKALAGPGCPPALVYFHENQLSYPLAPGEQMDFQFGFTDITTALAADHVLFNSHAHLKTFLESLPRFLKMMPDHAPKWVVEEIRAKSGVLYPGCRIPAGPVALTPPDAHQPPLIIWNHRWEFDKDPEAFFQALDVVLTHGHDFRLALLGESGRAAPPCFAAARQRYGRRIVHCGYLTSREAYLNWLRLGHIVVSTAIQENFGISVVEAVRFGCIPLLPARLSYPEIIPAVHHPQVLYDTPAALHEKLIELLTEYHRFERLRADLSSTMSRFAWARRIDPFDDLFDMWVAKRGSIKD
- a CDS encoding YitT family protein, coding for MSQKELPAARPVPAPETHRKRFSFKDLAYTPLWNVVLILAGSALYAFGAKSVVLAHGFITGGIFGASLLLYYLTDFLSAGTWSLLLNLPLFAVAWVFLSRRFLLYSLLSIFTVALCYELIEFDLGIHEQFYAALAGGVICGGGSGIILRSLGSGGGLDVVAILLNRKFNFSIGKFYMIFNVVLFSFSLTHLSIDLFIASVIFVFLSSVSLDYVLSMFSQRKLTYIISKDNPQIAQALLERGWQATIIKAKGAYSGKDQDILMTITNNIYLKQLEEMVFTVDQNAIFVVENTFNVLGSVFGRRKQY
- a CDS encoding HDOD domain-containing protein → MLRRIRRTEEFPSISKYLVEINQKLSLCQEACDASDLANLILNDYALTNKLLKLVNSAYYGLVAGKVTTITRAVVVLGYERVRLATISLALLDHFQGKAHTADLKETLIASFWAGVVAREIAGAGAAIDPEEAFVCAMLTQLGKLVMIYYLPDEYQKVVDWMAAHGHGETKAVKAACGVTYEALGTAVAGQWNFPDRICEGLQPLTSDDLRGRRKAPTQLRVVSGFVKALGQLIEQGELTGDDRKWQNLLDRYKDRVKLTRRKLQTLVLDSIDSVRRHAQALNFSIENSAFIQHLARGCETAEAALPDVKAEASLLPESQSHQLTDGLAFKEESGDPAVLSPKDVILAGIQEISEALMADFDVNDVALMSLEILYRALAFHRALMFAREGDGRTMTIRFGYGLSSDELAHKVGFQVSSGRDLFNLSIASGKDLIVADAHDDKTVRLLPAWYRTHIDAPAFVFMPIKVQNVCIGAFYADRHQAGQPVSDEAHRYLSMLRNQLILAVKYRQGSK